From a region of the Methylomonas rapida genome:
- a CDS encoding mannose-1-phosphate guanylyltransferase/mannose-6-phosphate isomerase codes for MIPVILSGGSGTRLWPLSRGQYPKQFLPLVSGKTMIQETLLRLNGVADLQPPIAVCNEDHRFMMAEQLREIGIRPSAIILEPVGKNTAPAVAMAALSASSEDDVLLILPADHVIADTVVFHEAIRHAAELAQQDLLVTFGIVATAPETGYGYIKAADSAIGQGFKVAAFVEKPDVETAQRYIDSGDYFWNSGMFAFKAGCFLRELEKFNPQMLASCRQALAAAKTDFDFTRLDKAIFSSCPADSIDYAVMEKTDKAAVIPMNAGWNDVGSWSALWDVTGKDQAGNAIKGDVLAIDTVNSYIHSSSKLVAVVGVENLVVVETDDAVMVAAKDKVQDVKLVVDQLKALKRDEAQVHRKVYRPWGHYDLVDSGDRHHTKRIVVKPGAKLSLQKHHHRAEHWVVVKGTAWVHKDGQEVMVTENESIYIPVGAMHSLENPGVIPLEMVEVQSGSYLGEDDIVRYQDNYGRV; via the coding sequence ATGATACCCGTCATACTTTCTGGAGGTTCCGGTACTCGGTTGTGGCCGCTGTCCCGTGGACAATATCCCAAACAATTCCTGCCGCTGGTTTCGGGGAAGACCATGATCCAGGAAACATTGTTGCGGTTGAACGGTGTGGCGGATTTGCAGCCGCCTATCGCCGTTTGCAACGAAGACCACCGGTTCATGATGGCCGAGCAATTGCGGGAAATCGGCATCAGGCCGTCGGCGATCATACTGGAACCCGTCGGCAAAAATACCGCGCCGGCCGTGGCGATGGCGGCTTTGAGCGCTTCGTCGGAAGACGATGTGCTGTTGATTTTGCCAGCAGACCATGTCATCGCCGATACGGTGGTTTTCCATGAGGCCATCAGACACGCCGCCGAGTTGGCGCAACAGGATTTGCTGGTAACCTTCGGCATCGTCGCAACGGCACCGGAGACAGGGTACGGCTACATCAAGGCAGCCGATAGTGCTATCGGCCAAGGTTTCAAGGTGGCGGCCTTCGTCGAGAAACCCGATGTGGAAACGGCTCAGCGCTATATCGACAGTGGTGATTATTTCTGGAACAGCGGGATGTTTGCCTTTAAAGCGGGTTGTTTTTTGCGCGAACTGGAAAAATTCAATCCACAAATGTTGGCTTCCTGCCGCCAAGCGTTGGCGGCAGCAAAAACCGATTTTGATTTCACTCGCCTCGATAAGGCAATATTCTCCAGCTGTCCTGCGGATTCCATCGACTACGCGGTGATGGAAAAAACCGACAAGGCGGCCGTGATACCAATGAATGCTGGCTGGAACGACGTCGGCTCGTGGTCGGCCTTGTGGGATGTCACCGGTAAAGATCAAGCCGGCAATGCCATCAAGGGCGATGTATTGGCCATCGATACGGTCAATTCCTATATTCATTCCAGCAGTAAACTGGTAGCCGTCGTCGGCGTCGAGAACTTGGTGGTCGTGGAAACCGATGATGCGGTGATGGTAGCGGCCAAGGACAAGGTTCAGGATGTCAAGCTGGTCGTCGATCAATTGAAAGCATTGAAGCGCGACGAAGCCCAAGTGCATCGCAAAGTTTATCGGCCATGGGGGCATTACGATTTGGTCGATAGCGGAGACAGGCATCATACCAAGCGCATCGTGGTCAAGCCCGGCGCCAAGCTGTCCTTGCAAAAACACCATCATCGCGCGGAGCACTGGGTGGTGGTGAAGGGTACGGCCTGGGTACACAAGGACGGTCAGGAGGTCATGGTCACCGAAAACGAGTCGATCTACATTCCGGTCGGTGCCATGCATAGCCTGGAAAATCCGGGTGTGATTCCGTTGGAAATGGTCGAGGTGCAATCCGGCAGTTATCTCGGCGAAGACGATATCGTACGTTATCAGGATAATTACGGCCGAGTCTGA
- the corA gene encoding magnesium/cobalt transporter CorA: MSLHTVNDLLKKHRLVEKMVQNQAQPRNKLVAALVQKQHLAELHALLARLTPIEVGQILSTLVLEDAVLVWGQVEETRQDDVLWEISDTLREQLVGDREPHCGLGQMCAFELVDGRLAKVAITCRHDLQAINPIWVDLLAPTKAQRVLIGQHYGVELPDPEELTDLEASARFYVEQREIHIHSDFLLDREGKSRSVPVAFILRGDILFSVRREELPVFRLQRLRARSQPGFVTDAKDVLLDLYGAEAEYSADALENIYTELEAVSKKVLSQNVSDEDAERILADIAEEEDLNGRIRRNMLDTQRAVSFLIRRKLLSTTQLEDAQQILRDIESLNSHTAFLFDKINFLMDATVGFININQNKVIKIFSVASVAMLPPTLIASIYGMNFQHMPELEWMLGYPFALSLMAFSILLPYLYFRRKGWLR; this comes from the coding sequence TTGTCATTGCATACCGTCAACGATTTGTTGAAAAAGCACCGCTTGGTCGAAAAAATGGTTCAAAATCAGGCGCAGCCGCGAAATAAGTTGGTCGCGGCGTTGGTGCAAAAACAGCATCTGGCGGAATTGCACGCTTTACTCGCGCGTTTGACGCCTATCGAAGTGGGTCAAATTTTATCGACCTTGGTTTTGGAAGACGCCGTGCTGGTTTGGGGGCAAGTCGAAGAAACGCGTCAGGATGATGTGTTGTGGGAAATTTCTGATACGCTTCGTGAACAGTTGGTCGGCGACCGGGAGCCTCACTGCGGTTTAGGTCAGATGTGCGCGTTTGAGCTGGTCGATGGTCGACTGGCCAAAGTGGCCATTACCTGCCGGCATGATTTGCAAGCGATCAATCCGATCTGGGTCGATCTGCTGGCGCCTACCAAGGCGCAGCGCGTACTGATTGGACAGCATTACGGCGTGGAATTGCCCGATCCGGAAGAGTTGACGGATCTGGAGGCGAGTGCCCGTTTTTACGTCGAGCAAAGGGAAATCCACATTCATTCCGATTTTTTGCTGGATAGGGAAGGCAAGTCTCGCAGCGTACCGGTCGCGTTCATACTACGGGGTGATATTTTATTTTCGGTACGCCGGGAGGAGTTGCCGGTCTTTCGGTTGCAGCGCTTGCGGGCACGCAGTCAGCCGGGCTTCGTCACCGACGCCAAGGACGTGTTGCTGGACCTTTACGGCGCCGAAGCCGAATATTCGGCCGATGCCCTGGAAAATATTTATACCGAGCTGGAGGCGGTCAGCAAGAAGGTTTTGAGTCAAAATGTCAGCGACGAAGATGCCGAACGGATTTTGGCAGACATCGCCGAAGAAGAAGATCTCAATGGTCGCATCCGCCGTAATATGCTGGATACTCAACGCGCGGTGTCATTTTTGATACGGCGTAAATTGCTTTCCACCACCCAGCTGGAAGATGCGCAGCAAATCCTGCGCGACATCGAGTCGTTGAACAGTCATACCGCGTTTTTGTTCGACAAGATCAATTTTTTGATGGACGCCACGGTCGGCTTCATCAATATCAATCAAAACAAAGTCATCAAAATCTTTTCCGTGGCCTCGGTCGCGATGTTGCCGCCCACCTTGATCGCCAGCATCTACGGCATGAATTTTCAACACATGCCGGAGCTGGAGTGGATGCTGGGCTATCCGTTTGCCTTGTCCCTGATGGCGTTTTCCATTTTGCTGCCCTATTTATATTTCAGGCGTAAAGGCTGGTTGAGATAA
- a CDS encoding TonB-dependent receptor gives MRRATVFLLSLHPVTILADQALAPDLELESVIVTAPLAVKLSESAAPVTVLSGDELRMKTGHSIGETLKNELGISSQSFGPGVGTPVIRGQAGPRVRVLNNGIGANDMSAISPDHATSVEPLLADRIEVLRGPATLLYGSGAIGGVVNVIDSRIPGQMPDKALGGALEQRFDSTSDETSTALRIDGGQGNLAYHLDGFYRHRDNLDIGGRAIDTAKVAITDPSLEIVDNPEGYLENTGAEAISGSAGLSWIDDFGFAGASINNINNNYGIAPDGTGEEIVQIAMRQNKYDFKSELDNPFKFAKALRTRLGYTDYQHTEIANGEMGALFTNKTYEGRIELEHQDIGPFRGVVGFQAQSSDFQGLHYHTHHHDEHEDDHAHEEEDHDEHDEHDGEHEGPLVENIVPRSDVQSYGVFAVESFDAGPVTYQFGTRVEQTDIRPDGMQSFSYTPVSASVSALWKLDGSNSLNVAVTRSSRAPQVQELLSDGFHHATRSWERGDTSLKEETSYNLDLGYRFKSDWMRAELDLFHNWASDYIYQRRTGEFLDEEGHSEHCDDSYCVPVLQSSQANAIFKGYEAKLIFPVMENRHGLLELTLFSDYTRGEFKSGGDVPRMPPLRYGLQLDYTKEQLSSYLRFTRADDQTYVGDFETSTAGYFLLNVGVNYQLKAYQDAKLMVFAKGNNLLDQNIRNAVSYQRNFAPEAARGAEIGFRLSY, from the coding sequence ATGAGAAGAGCTACCGTCTTTCTGCTATCACTTCATCCCGTCACCATCCTCGCCGATCAAGCTCTTGCGCCAGACCTGGAACTGGAATCGGTGATCGTTACGGCTCCTTTAGCAGTGAAACTCTCGGAAAGCGCCGCACCGGTAACGGTTTTGAGCGGCGACGAGTTGCGCATGAAAACCGGCCACAGCATCGGCGAGACACTTAAAAACGAACTGGGCATCAGCAGCCAGTCGTTCGGCCCCGGTGTCGGTACGCCGGTGATTCGTGGACAGGCCGGGCCTCGCGTACGGGTACTGAACAATGGCATCGGCGCCAACGACATGTCCGCGATCAGCCCGGACCATGCCACCAGCGTCGAGCCCCTATTGGCCGACCGTATCGAGGTGTTGCGCGGGCCGGCGACGCTATTGTACGGAAGCGGCGCCATCGGTGGCGTGGTGAATGTCATCGATAGCCGCATTCCAGGCCAGATGCCCGATAAAGCCTTGGGCGGCGCGTTGGAACAGCGTTTCGACTCCACCAGCGACGAAACCAGCACTGCGCTGAGAATCGACGGCGGCCAAGGCAACCTGGCCTACCACCTGGACGGTTTTTACCGCCATCGCGACAATCTGGATATCGGCGGCCGGGCGATCGATACCGCCAAAGTGGCCATTACCGATCCGTCGCTGGAAATCGTCGACAATCCCGAAGGTTATCTGGAGAACACCGGCGCCGAAGCCATCAGCGGCTCGGCCGGTTTATCCTGGATCGATGATTTCGGCTTTGCCGGCGCGTCCATCAACAACATCAACAACAACTACGGCATTGCCCCGGATGGTACCGGCGAAGAAATCGTGCAAATCGCCATGCGGCAGAATAAATACGATTTCAAGAGCGAACTGGATAACCCGTTTAAATTCGCCAAAGCCCTACGCACCCGGCTGGGCTATACCGATTACCAGCACACCGAAATCGCCAATGGCGAAATGGGCGCGCTGTTTACCAATAAAACCTACGAAGGCCGCATCGAGCTCGAACATCAAGACATCGGGCCGTTCCGTGGCGTGGTCGGCTTTCAGGCGCAATCCAGCGATTTTCAAGGCCTGCATTACCACACGCACCACCACGATGAGCATGAGGATGATCACGCGCACGAGGAAGAAGATCATGATGAACATGACGAGCACGATGGCGAACATGAAGGCCCATTGGTGGAAAACATCGTGCCGCGCTCGGACGTGCAGAGTTACGGCGTGTTTGCCGTGGAATCTTTTGACGCCGGCCCTGTGACCTACCAATTCGGCACCCGCGTCGAACAGACCGACATCCGCCCGGACGGCATGCAAAGCTTCAGCTATACGCCGGTTAGCGCCTCGGTGTCGGCCTTATGGAAACTCGACGGCAGCAACAGCTTGAATGTGGCCGTGACCCGCTCGTCGCGCGCGCCGCAGGTACAAGAGTTATTGTCCGACGGCTTTCACCACGCCACCCGCAGCTGGGAACGCGGCGACACCTCGTTAAAGGAAGAAACCTCTTACAACCTCGATTTGGGTTACCGCTTCAAAAGCGACTGGATGCGCGCGGAGCTGGACCTATTCCACAATTGGGCCAGCGACTATATCTACCAGCGCCGCACCGGCGAATTCCTCGATGAAGAAGGTCACAGCGAACACTGCGACGACAGTTACTGCGTGCCGGTGCTGCAAAGCAGCCAGGCCAACGCCATTTTCAAAGGCTACGAAGCCAAACTGATTTTCCCGGTCATGGAAAATCGCCACGGCCTGTTGGAATTAACGCTATTCAGCGACTACACAAGGGGCGAATTCAAGTCCGGCGGCGATGTGCCGCGCATGCCGCCGCTGCGTTACGGCCTGCAACTGGACTACACCAAAGAGCAATTATCCAGTTATTTGCGCTTTACCCGTGCCGACGACCAGACCTATGTTGGCGACTTCGAAACCTCGACGGCCGGCTATTTCCTGTTGAATGTCGGGGTCAATTATCAGCTCAAGGCTTATCAGGACGCCAAACTGATGGTGTTTGCCAAAGGCAACAACCTATTGGATCAAAACATCCGCAACGCGGTGTCTTATCAGCGCAACTTCGCGCCGGAAGCGGCCAGAGGCGCCGAGATCGGTTTTAGACTCAGCTATTAG
- the waaA gene encoding lipid IV(A) 3-deoxy-D-manno-octulosonic acid transferase, producing the protein MRHIYTLIFYCALPFVLLRLYWRGVKAVDYRRRWRERLGFYASTPVRNVVWFHCVSVGEAEAAFSLIGLLQSEHPGQRFLVTTTTPTGSARVRAVLADRVEHVYLPYDLPAVLVRFFAHFRPKMAIFMEKEIWPNLFAMCAEQEVPLFVINARLSARSAPAYQKISWLIKPALACVDQIATQTEEDKRRFIEIGAMPERVTVLGNLKFDLAIDDSLLAAGRAMRRQLFAGRFVWIAASTHHGEESLLLPVYQRLKQRIPELLLLIAPRHPERFRQVEQLCADQGLDAVMRSESLPVSEVTDVYIADSMGELKMLYAAADVAFVGGSLVPVGGHNVLEPALAGVPILFGPEMFNFKEIAQRLLAEQGALQCDEPMVLAEAVLRIRGDEDFRNKMAAKAKAFVLRNQGATRRTADMLTQALRR; encoded by the coding sequence ATGCGACATATCTATACGTTAATTTTTTACTGTGCTTTGCCTTTTGTTTTGTTGCGGCTGTATTGGCGAGGCGTCAAGGCAGTGGATTATCGCCGGCGCTGGCGTGAGCGTCTGGGGTTTTATGCGTCAACGCCGGTAAGGAATGTGGTTTGGTTTCATTGCGTTTCGGTGGGAGAGGCCGAGGCCGCATTTTCGTTGATCGGTTTGCTGCAATCGGAGCATCCTGGTCAACGCTTTTTGGTCACGACTACGACCCCCACGGGTTCGGCTAGAGTACGCGCGGTTCTGGCGGATCGAGTTGAACATGTGTATCTGCCCTATGATTTGCCTGCGGTTCTAGTGCGTTTTTTTGCGCATTTTCGTCCCAAAATGGCTATCTTCATGGAAAAGGAAATCTGGCCCAATTTATTTGCGATGTGCGCCGAGCAGGAAGTTCCGCTGTTTGTGATCAATGCGCGTTTGTCGGCGCGTTCTGCGCCTGCTTATCAAAAGATCTCCTGGTTGATTAAGCCCGCCCTGGCGTGTGTTGATCAAATCGCCACGCAAACCGAAGAAGACAAGAGGCGATTCATCGAGATAGGCGCGATGCCTGAGCGGGTAACGGTGCTGGGCAACCTCAAGTTCGATCTGGCGATAGACGATAGCTTGCTTGCGGCTGGCCGGGCAATGCGACGGCAGCTTTTCGCTGGCCGCTTTGTCTGGATTGCGGCCAGTACCCATCACGGCGAGGAGTCGCTATTATTGCCGGTTTATCAACGGTTAAAGCAGCGTATTCCCGAGTTGCTGTTGCTGATTGCGCCAAGGCATCCGGAGCGGTTCCGGCAGGTAGAGCAATTATGCGCGGATCAGGGGCTTGATGCCGTAATGCGCAGTGAGTCGCTGCCTGTTTCCGAGGTTACCGATGTTTACATCGCCGATAGCATGGGCGAATTGAAAATGCTCTATGCGGCGGCCGATGTGGCCTTTGTGGGCGGTAGTCTGGTGCCTGTCGGAGGGCACAATGTGCTGGAGCCCGCCTTAGCCGGGGTGCCGATTTTGTTTGGCCCCGAGATGTTCAATTTCAAGGAGATTGCGCAACGTCTCTTGGCCGAACAAGGGGCTTTGCAATGTGACGAGCCGATGGTGCTTGCCGAGGCTGTCTTGCGGATAAGGGGTGATGAGGATTTTAGAAACAAAATGGCCGCCAAGGCCAAGGCTTTTGTGTTGCGCAATCAAGGCGCCACGCGGCGAACAGCGGACATGCTGACGCAAGCCTTGCGGCGATGA
- a CDS encoding argininosuccinate synthase translates to MSEVKKVVLAYSGGLDTSVILKWLQDVYQCEVVTFTADIGQGEELEPARAKATAAGIKEIYIDDLREEFARDFIFPMFRANTIYEGEYLLGTSIARPLIAKRLIEIANETGADAISHGATGKGNDQVRFELGAYALRPDINVIAPWREWDLNSRQKLLDYAEKHGISVEMKKGKTSPYSMDANSLHISYEGRILENPWNEPEEDMWRWTVSPENAPDQATYVELTYQNGDIVAIDGEPHTPHQVMEKLNKIAGANGIGRLDIVENRYVGMKSRGCYETPAGTVMLKAHRAIESLTLDREVAHLKDELMPRYASLIYNGYWWSPERKMLQTMIDASQANVNGKVRVKLYKGNVIVVGRMSDNSLFDENIATFEEDGGAYNQKDAEGFIKLNALRMRIAAKKGR, encoded by the coding sequence ATGTCCGAAGTCAAAAAAGTCGTATTAGCCTATTCAGGCGGTCTGGATACCTCGGTGATTCTGAAATGGTTGCAGGATGTCTACCAATGCGAGGTAGTGACATTTACGGCCGACATCGGGCAAGGCGAAGAACTGGAGCCTGCGCGCGCAAAAGCCACTGCCGCCGGGATCAAGGAAATTTACATCGACGATTTGCGCGAGGAATTCGCCCGAGATTTCATCTTCCCGATGTTCCGCGCCAATACCATTTACGAAGGCGAATATCTGCTCGGTACATCTATCGCTCGCCCGTTGATTGCGAAACGGTTGATCGAGATCGCCAATGAAACCGGCGCCGATGCGATTTCCCATGGCGCGACCGGTAAAGGCAACGACCAGGTGCGCTTCGAGCTGGGCGCCTATGCATTGCGCCCGGACATCAATGTTATCGCGCCGTGGCGGGAATGGGATTTGAATTCGCGGCAAAAGCTGCTGGATTACGCCGAGAAACACGGTATTTCGGTGGAGATGAAAAAGGGCAAGACTTCGCCGTATTCCATGGATGCGAATTCGCTGCATATTTCCTACGAAGGCCGTATTCTGGAAAATCCCTGGAACGAGCCGGAAGAAGATATGTGGCGCTGGACCGTGTCGCCGGAAAATGCGCCGGATCAAGCGACTTATGTTGAGTTGACCTATCAAAACGGCGACATCGTCGCGATCGACGGCGAACCGCATACGCCGCATCAGGTCATGGAAAAGCTGAACAAAATCGCCGGTGCCAACGGCATCGGCCGTTTGGACATCGTCGAAAATCGCTATGTCGGCATGAAGTCGCGTGGCTGCTATGAAACGCCGGCAGGTACCGTGATGCTCAAAGCGCATCGTGCGATCGAATCTTTGACTTTGGACCGCGAAGTGGCGCACCTGAAAGACGAGTTGATGCCGCGCTATGCGTCGTTGATCTATAACGGCTACTGGTGGAGTCCGGAGCGCAAGATGTTGCAAACCATGATCGATGCGTCTCAAGCCAATGTCAACGGCAAGGTTCGGGTCAAGTTGTACAAGGGCAATGTGATCGTGGTCGGCCGGATGTCGGACAACAGCCTGTTCGACGAAAACATCGCGACATTCGAGGAAGATGGTGGTGCCTATAACCAGAAAGACGCCGAAGGCTTTATCAAATTGAATGCTTTGCGCATGCGCATCGCTGCGAAAAAAGGCCGTTAA
- a CDS encoding c-type cytochrome: MKKSFGLLVGAALIAISGQVAANEAEEIGAKIYERAFGRGCGACHDIASNPQLKELIKAGKLPKDQFAKVLKEGKNGMPKATAAIMEVGPVKKAGYTEDQAIDAVYAYLSK; the protein is encoded by the coding sequence ATGAAAAAATCATTTGGTTTATTAGTAGGCGCGGCTCTGATTGCAATCAGCGGTCAAGTAGCTGCTAACGAAGCGGAAGAAATCGGCGCGAAAATCTATGAACGCGCTTTCGGCCGTGGTTGCGGTGCTTGCCACGACATCGCTTCTAACCCACAACTGAAAGAACTGATCAAAGCCGGCAAACTGCCTAAAGATCAATTCGCCAAAGTCCTGAAAGAAGGCAAAAACGGTATGCCTAAAGCAACCGCCGCCATCATGGAAGTGGGTCCTGTCAAAAAAGCAGGCTACACCGAAGACCAAGCGATCGATGCAGTTTACGCTTACCTGAGCAAATAA
- the cysG gene encoding siroheme synthase CysG — protein sequence MDYFPLFLKLKDQPCLVVGAGEIAARKIELLSRAGARITVVAEEVHEHVASMQAALNLVIRQKSFAADDLTGMRIAVSATNHRASNEAVAAAANQRNIPVNVVDNPDLCSFIFPAIVDRSPLIAAISSGGSSPVLARILRAKIESTIPTAYGRLAQFAEDFRLLVKQEIKQPSRRRIFWENMLHGRVAELVFSGRMQEAEQELRTRLGEMDTSDNQGEVYLIGAGPGDPDLLTFRALRLMQQADVVVYDRLVSPEILEMARRDAEKIYVGKQRSNHSLPQESINELLAKLALAGKRVARLKGGDPFIFGRGGEEIETLMQQGIPFQVVPGITAAAGCASYAGIPLTHRDHAQSCTFVTGHLKDGSINLNWKQLAAPNQTIVIYMGLVGLQNICQALIENGCPPDHPIALVQQGTTPQQRVFTGTLRDMPQRVENEDIKPPTLIIVGTVVSLHEKLNWFQTQSHKDE from the coding sequence ATGGATTACTTCCCCCTTTTTCTAAAACTCAAAGATCAACCCTGCCTGGTCGTGGGCGCCGGTGAAATTGCCGCGCGTAAAATCGAATTGCTCAGCCGGGCCGGCGCGCGGATTACCGTGGTTGCGGAAGAAGTGCATGAGCACGTAGCCTCGATGCAGGCGGCATTAAATTTGGTCATCCGGCAAAAAAGCTTTGCCGCCGACGACTTGACCGGCATGCGCATAGCAGTATCCGCCACCAATCATAGAGCCAGTAACGAGGCGGTCGCCGCAGCTGCGAATCAACGCAATATTCCCGTCAACGTAGTCGATAACCCTGATCTCTGTAGTTTTATTTTCCCGGCCATCGTAGACCGTTCACCCCTGATTGCCGCCATCTCATCTGGCGGCTCATCACCGGTCCTGGCCAGGATTTTACGCGCCAAAATCGAGAGCACGATTCCAACCGCTTATGGCCGTCTGGCGCAGTTTGCCGAAGATTTCAGGTTATTGGTCAAACAAGAAATCAAGCAGCCATCACGACGCAGAATCTTTTGGGAAAACATGCTGCACGGCCGCGTCGCCGAATTGGTTTTCTCGGGCCGCATGCAGGAAGCCGAACAGGAATTGCGCACTCGCCTGGGCGAAATGGACACATCGGATAATCAAGGCGAGGTGTATTTGATCGGGGCGGGGCCAGGCGATCCGGACTTATTGACCTTTCGCGCATTGCGTCTGATGCAGCAGGCGGATGTCGTCGTCTACGACCGCTTGGTGTCGCCAGAAATCCTGGAAATGGCACGGCGCGACGCCGAAAAAATCTACGTCGGCAAACAACGCAGCAACCACAGCCTGCCGCAGGAATCGATCAACGAATTGCTGGCCAAGCTGGCTTTGGCCGGCAAACGCGTCGCGCGGCTCAAAGGCGGCGACCCGTTCATTTTCGGCCGCGGTGGCGAGGAAATCGAAACCTTGATGCAACAAGGCATACCTTTCCAAGTCGTCCCTGGCATCACCGCCGCCGCAGGTTGCGCCAGCTACGCCGGCATTCCACTGACGCACCGCGATCACGCCCAATCCTGCACCTTTGTCACAGGTCATCTGAAAGACGGCAGCATCAATCTGAATTGGAAACAATTGGCCGCCCCGAATCAAACCATCGTGATTTACATGGGCCTGGTCGGGCTACAAAACATTTGCCAGGCCCTGATTGAAAATGGCTGTCCGCCCGATCATCCAATAGCCCTCGTCCAGCAAGGCACCACGCCACAGCAACGAGTATTCACCGGCACCTTGCGCGACATGCCACAACGCGTGGAAAACGAAGATATCAAACCACCCACGCTGATCATCGTCGGCACCGTGGTTTCGTTGCATGAAAAGCTGAACTGGTTTCAAACCCAATCCCACAAGGATGAATAA
- a CDS encoding sulfurtransferase TusA family protein, translating to MIEFDLEVDASGLQCPLPLLRLKKAIMEIDSGRVVKVIATDPAAHLDFGVYVDQAGHIPLKILKEADKQVFFIQKK from the coding sequence ATGATCGAGTTTGACTTGGAAGTGGATGCGAGTGGCTTGCAATGTCCGTTGCCGTTGTTGCGCCTGAAAAAGGCGATTATGGAAATCGATAGCGGCAGGGTGGTAAAGGTGATAGCCACCGATCCCGCCGCCCATCTTGATTTCGGTGTCTATGTCGATCAGGCCGGACACATTCCGCTAAAGATTCTCAAGGAAGCCGACAAACAGGTTTTCTTTATACAGAAAAAATAG
- a CDS encoding histidinol-phosphatase, producing the protein MSLAIFDLDNTLIADDSDFLWGQFLVDHGIVDKEYYEDANAKFYEDYKQGKLDIVEFLDFSLEPLAMHDATQLYAWREEFIETVIKPITLDAAHALVEKHRAAGDTLLVVTATNRFVTEPIVKLYGIDNLLATTPEFKNGQYTGKFIGTPCFQEGKVTLLKDWLNSSHETLEGSCFYSDSHNDLPLLRLVDKPVAVDPDEKLLQAAQEAGWPIISLR; encoded by the coding sequence GTGAGCTTAGCGATTTTCGACTTGGACAACACGCTGATCGCCGATGACAGCGATTTTTTATGGGGACAGTTTTTGGTAGACCACGGCATCGTCGACAAAGAGTATTACGAGGATGCCAATGCCAAATTTTATGAAGATTACAAACAGGGCAAACTGGATATCGTCGAGTTCCTGGACTTCTCGCTGGAACCCTTGGCCATGCACGATGCCACCCAATTGTATGCGTGGCGCGAGGAATTCATAGAAACCGTGATCAAGCCGATCACACTCGATGCCGCCCATGCATTGGTGGAAAAACACCGTGCTGCCGGCGACACGTTGTTAGTGGTCACCGCCACCAACCGTTTCGTAACGGAACCCATCGTCAAGCTTTACGGCATAGACAACTTGCTGGCAACGACGCCCGAATTCAAAAATGGCCAATACACCGGCAAATTCATCGGCACGCCCTGCTTTCAGGAAGGCAAGGTCACGCTTTTGAAAGATTGGCTGAACAGCAGCCATGAAACCCTGGAAGGCAGCTGTTTTTACAGCGACTCGCACAACGATCTGCCATTGCTGAGACTGGTCGACAAACCCGTCGCGGTCGACCCGGATGAAAAATTGTTGCAAGCCGCGCAAGAAGCCGGTTGGCCGATTATCAGCCTGAGGTAG
- the rppH gene encoding RNA pyrophosphohydrolase, with amino-acid sequence MIDSKGYRPNVGIILCNDEGRVFWAKRKGANSWQFPQGGIDGNEDPETAMYRELWEETGLRAEDVQILGRTRYWLRYKLPERYIRKNSLPLCIGQKQIWFMLRLLSDESMVRFDCGHKQEFDSYKWVEYWYPLQDVVYFKRRVYRKAMDELGSLLIADGSQVDAASYLAGREAC; translated from the coding sequence ATGATAGACTCGAAAGGATACCGGCCTAATGTCGGCATTATCCTTTGCAATGACGAGGGTCGTGTGTTCTGGGCCAAGCGCAAGGGCGCCAATTCATGGCAGTTCCCACAAGGCGGGATCGATGGCAATGAAGACCCGGAAACCGCGATGTATCGGGAATTGTGGGAAGAAACAGGCCTGCGCGCGGAGGACGTGCAAATCTTGGGTCGTACCCGCTATTGGCTGCGATATAAATTACCGGAACGTTACATACGCAAAAATTCATTGCCGCTTTGTATCGGGCAGAAACAGATTTGGTTCATGTTGCGTTTGCTGAGTGACGAATCCATGGTGCGCTTCGATTGCGGCCACAAGCAGGAGTTCGATAGTTACAAATGGGTGGAGTATTGGTATCCGCTGCAGGATGTCGTGTATTTCAAACGCCGGGTCTATCGCAAAGCCATGGATGAGTTGGGCTCCTTGCTGATAGCAGATGGCAGTCAAGTCGATGCGGCTAGCTATTTGGCCGGACGCGAAGCCTGTTAA